Below is a window of Salvelinus sp. IW2-2015 linkage group LG35, ASM291031v2, whole genome shotgun sequence DNA.
ctataggagacagaacgcgtctccttcctgagcggtatgatacctatgtggtcccatggtgtttatacttgtgtactattgtttgtacagatgaacgtggtaccttcaggcatttggaaattactcccaaggatgaaccagatttgtggaggtctacaaattctTTCTGagttcttgactgatttcttttgattttcccatgatgtcaagcaaagaggcactgagtttgaaggtaggccttgaactacatccacaggtacacctccaattgactcaaatgatgtcaattagcttatcagaagcttctaaagccatgacataattttctggaattttccaagctgtttaaaggcacagtcaacttcgtgtatgtaaacttctgacccactggaattgtgatacagtgaattataagtgaaataatctgtctgtaaacaattgttggaaaaattacttgtgtcatgcacaaagtagatgtccttactgacttgccaaaactatagttttttaacaagaaatttgtggagtggttgaaaaacgagttttaatgactccaacctagtgtatgtaaatttccgacttcaactgtacataaatcTATTTTACCTGATATTTTCAGGTCCACACCCAATGATCCTGTAAATCCCTGAGGGGCGTGAATACTTGTATATGACTTAAATCTGAAGAAAAATCTTCCACTGTCATCTTCAGTCACATTGTTGAGTTTCAGTGTGCAGTTATTGTCTTGGTCATAAAACTGTTCTTCCATTGTATCTTGCCTTAATCAGTCCAGATGTGTTATACACTCCATCTCCTTGCTGTGAGCTGTCTAGTTTTGTATTGCCTCTCGGAGTGAACCATATCCTTCTTCTAACTATCTGGGTAGCTGGGTAGCTGTATGTACAGTCAAATACCACTGATGAGCCTTTTGATGCACAGATAAAGGTAGTCCTGTCCCTGTCACGGTACCAAACAGACCAGTTCTGGGCCAGTGTGCCTGAAAACAGCGATTGAAAATGTCATTGCCCTTGTGATGAGAAAAAACACTGATGGATATTATTAACTGAAACAAAGATAAAACGTACCTGGCAGGGAGAGTAGAGTTAACAGAGATATCTGTAGAATGTATTGACAGTGCATAGCGGCTTTAGCCCTGTAGGAAGGAGAGTTGTYTTCCAGAAAATATATCATCAATACAATCTTTGATRCAAGAACGTAGTACCAACATCTCTGCTGTGTGTTATCTGACCAGCAGTGTCTGGGCAAACTCTTCTTATTGAGGACTGGGGGGTTGTAGAGGAGTACTGATGTCTACATAAAACATCTATTTCGCTGAAATTACTGTCAAACTTCTGCtttatggagagagaaaaaattcCAACAGCCACAACAATATCATAGCCAAACTGATTTCTGTTATTTTGCAATAACACCCactggcaaaaactggttgaatcaatgttgtttccatgtcatttcaatccCCAAAAATCAATATCATGATATTGAATCAAAGTGaaaaactaattggatttgcaaaaaggcatCAATGTAAGGGGATTGTCTTTTTTCaccaaacttttaacctaaatccaatgatatgGTGACAtgtgttgttgatttcacgttgacaACTCAATACCTCGCAAGTAATAattcaaaactagacgttgaactgacatctgtgcccagtgggcagagGCAGTATATAAATTGGCATGGCATATACAAGAGTAATATACTCAACAGTTTTGTTTGAATGAATTACTTGGGAGGTTTTGAGTTATCtgattaaatcaaaactgtagTAATTCCACCATTACTACTAAATGCTGGATAAACAGATGACACAGACTCATTTWGCtgcaatatgtttattattagGCTTTTGAAAGTTGTAAAGGATAGACACAGATACACGCGTACAGAGATAATCTCAGTTTTAGTAATACACAATTATGGAATTATATTTGGATTATWATGAATACAGTTCAATAACAATTCCATGCATGAATACTCATAACCCCTCACAACATTATATGGTTCGGAATATGTTATCACATACAGAAGGTAATATTAAGGTAATTTTGCGATTTTATGTTGAAATGCTTTAGCCTACAACCTGGACATGAAAGGGAAGTTTTTAAAGGATATTTTAGAGCCATGAGATCttatttgaaaatgtaaatgttctagcCTCCAAACTTGATATGTACAGGTTTTACATATTTGTTAAGGAGTTTTTCAATCCATGACTGGTTGTTTGAATCTGTGCTACTGATAATGTAACAGCCCCTGACCCCCTTCACCACCGCACACGTGTCTTTGGACCGCAGGGCGCCACCTCACAGGCCATCTCGCCGGAGTTACAGCTGCAGCGGTGGTGGCAGTTCTCCTCCTTATAGAAGACCTCGCCGACACAAAGTAGCGACCCTTGTGGTGACAGCCACAGTTCTTCACATTGAACACACTTGTCATCACTCAGCAGGAAACCAGGTTTGCATTGACAGCCCtcccctggaggagtggtgcatCCTGGGGCGGAGGTCATGGAATAGCATGTGGCCGGGCACCCGGAGGCCGAGAGGCTGTAGACACTGTTCTCTGGACAGGGGAGGTCTgaaaacacacagggagaaagagaggtctGTGGAATCAGTTACAATTGAAAAATTTCAGGATTTCATTTAAAATGTAGGGTTTKGAATTTACAGTCTTATTTTATTGTCAGATTCCTGTTTTGAAGAATMTATTAATTGCGACTCATCATAAACCTGAAGATTAGTGATACAAAACCAGAGGACTTACGGCAGAAGTCTTTACTCCTCCAGGCCCCAattttccctcccttctcctgaCACTCTTCTACATAGTTGGTGATGATGTCACAGGCTGCCGTCAGTAGGCCGTTGTTGAGGATCATGTCATAGATGCAGTCTTCTTTGTACTCATCAGATTGCACTCTACCAATGCAGTCTCTGAGGGGACCACTCTTATCCACAATGACATCACAGGCGCTGACATATTTGGGCTTTATAAGGGGGATGTCTACAACGGCACAATCTTTGCACTCGTGGGAGCAGCCCGGTACGTCAGCTACCCAGTAACTGTTTCCAAACTCCTTGGGACTCATGGGCTTTTTCCCGTTGGGCAGAAGCAGGTCATCATCAGGGTTGTCATTGAGGTTGCCACAGAGACCACAGATGGCGTTGTGGTAGGTGCTCGGGACCTTCACCCTCACCTCGCTGGACCAGTCGAAGGAGACCTTGAGACCGAAATAAGTCTCCAGCACAGCAAAACGTCTGTTTCTGTAGATCTGAACCTCAGTGTTGTTGGAGTAGTATGGCAGAGACGTCAGGACATCGTTCACCTAAAATACAGTCCAGTGAAAAAAGAGAGTGGAATTCCATAAGAGTGATTTTTTTTCAAAACAATATATTATACAAAATAGTTAATAACAACAACTAGTAAAGGACCTGTATTACTCACCAGGACTTTGCCGTGATAATCACCTGTGATGGTGTAACTACTTCCCAACACAATGACAGTCACCACCTTGGCGTAGGAGACTCTGGTGCTGCCTCTGTTGTTGTTCTCCAGAGTCACCTCAAAGTTCTCCAGATCGGAATCTTTGGAGCAGACCCCCGCCAGCTTGTAGATACAGTTTCCCTGGAAGTCGAAGCGCTTCCCATCAAAGGTGCGGAAGTGGGGGTCCCCCTGTGCTGAGCAGGTCTTGAAGCTGAGGGGGTAGCAGTCCTGAACCCCYTTGACCACTGCACAGTGCTCACTAGCCTTGCAGTTCCTGGGCATACACATCACCTTCTGTGTGGCTCCGTCGCACACACACTTACTCTGACATGTGTTTCCCTCCCAGAAGGTTTCTTCGGGCAGGTAGTAGTGGTCATTGTGTGTACAGCCACACCCTGTCTCCTTGACGACACATTGTTCACCACTGAGCACGTAACCCTTGTCGCACTGGCAGCCCTCCACACAGACTTTGGAACAGATCTCTGAGACTTTGAGATCGGCACAGGTAGCAGGGCAGGCAGTGCCACATAGCTCATAGTGGCTGTGGTATGGGCAAGCCAGGGCTGTTCGAgttgagaaaaaacaaacatcacAAATGTAGTCCTAATACATTCTGCAATGCACAAGTTGGTCTATCGTGTCATTATACACATTTGAAGATGTCTGAGTTCCTAAATGTGATGTTTTGTAATAGCTGAGTACTTACGGCAGTTGGAGGCCTTTCGCCACGCGGTGA
It encodes the following:
- the LOC111958779 gene encoding IgGFc-binding protein-like, with translation MSAGWGCSLTAWRKASNCPLACPYHSHYELCGTACPATCADLKVSEICSKVCVEGCQCDKGYVLSGEQCVVKETGCGCTHNDHYYLPEETFWEGNTCQSKCVCDGATQKVMCMPRNCKASEHCAVVKGVQDCYPLSFKTCSAQGDPHFRTFDGKRFDFQGNCIYKLAGVCSKDSDLENFEVTLENNNRGSTRVSYAKVVTVIVLGSSYTITGDYHGKVLVNDVLTSLPYYSNNTEVQIYRNRRFAVLETYFGLKVSFDWSSEVRVKVPSTYHNAICGLCGNLNDNPDDDLLLPNGKKPMSPKEFGNSYWVADVPGCSHECKDCAVVDIPLIKPKYVSACDVIVDKSGPLRDCIGRVQSDEYKEDCIYDMILNNGLLTAACDIITNYVEECQEKGGKIGAWRSKDFCHLPCPENSVYSLSASGCPATCYSMTSAPGCTTPPGEGCQCKPGFLLSDDKCVQCEELWLSPQGSLLCVGEVFYKEENCHHRCSCNSGEMACEVAPCGPKTRVRW